The following coding sequences lie in one Eriocheir sinensis breed Jianghai 21 chromosome 19, ASM2467909v1, whole genome shotgun sequence genomic window:
- the LOC127000969 gene encoding uncharacterized protein LOC127000969, whose amino-acid sequence MSGPGMTYAAALNAHAHRRSTTSKTVPPTTSSFPKEAASSNLTLADGRIEPHQQKCTRSEESLEDTLPAKVPSPAPASGSLEEPRVPAATATSAPAAPADPQPVTADTQGHVANLPAPVSSTSTQSVPEAPPVSPSLAASSE is encoded by the coding sequence ATGTCCGGTCCAGGAATGACATACGCCGCTGCCCTGAATGCCCATGCACATCGCCGATCAACAACTTCCAAGACTGTTCCTCCCACAACTTCAAGTTTTCCTAAAGAGGCCGCCTCATCTAACCTGACGCTTGCTGATGGCCGCATTGAGCCCCATCAGCAAAAGTGCACACGCAGCGAGGAGTCCCTCGAGGACACCCTTCCTGCTAAAGTGCCTTCTCCAGCGCCCGCTTCTGGGTCGCTAGAAGAACCCCGGGTGCCGGCTGCAACCGCCACCTCTGCACCAGCGGCCCCGGCTGACCCTCAGCCGGTGACCGCTGACACTCAAGGTCACGTTGCGAACCTGCCGGCGCCCGTGTCCTCCACCTCTACACAGTCTGTGCCGGAGGCTCCACCCGTGTCCCCCTCCCTTGCCGCTTCGTCGGAGTGA